GGCGAACCGACAAAATTTTCCTTTAAACCCAAGGAGCATTTTGAATTAGGGGAAGAGCTGGACATTATTGACTCTGACAGGGGAACGAAAGTCGCCGGCGCCAGATTCAGCTATCTCAAAGGAAGTCTTGTTCTCTTGGAATTTGCCATTATTAATTTTGTTCTGAACAAGCTGGTCAAAAAAGGGCCTGCCCGCAATGATGCACAAAGCGCTGCGGGCGGGTTTACGCCGATTATCCCGCCGGTAATGCTCAAGGAAGAAATGGCCAGAGGAACCGGCTTCATAGAAGCGGCTGACAGAAACGAAGCTTATTATCTGCAAGATGACAATATGTATCTTATCGCCACTTCAGAGCAAGCTATGCTTTCCATGCACAGCGACGAAACCTTCAATGAAAAAGATTTGCCCAGAAGATATGTCGGTTTTTCCACTTGCTTCAGAAGGGAAGCCGGATCTTACGGCAAAGACACTAAGGGAATTTTAAGAGTCCACCAATTTGATAAACTGGAAATGTTCAGCTTCTGCCTGCCGGAAAATTCTCACCATGAGCATGAAATGTTTTTGGCCACCGAAGAAGAAATGATGAAAGAATTGAAACTCCCTTACCAAGTGATAAATATCTGCACAGGCGATCTGGGTTTTTCAGCGGCTAAAAAATACGACATTGAAGCTTGGCTTCCCGGCCAAAATAAATACAGGGAGACGCATTCAACTTCTAATTGCGTTGATTTTCAAACCAGAAGATTAAACATCCGCTATCGCGATAAAGAAGGAAAAACTTCTTTTGTCCACGCTGTCAACGGAACCGCCTTTGCTTTAGGCAGAGTTATGATTGCCATCATGGAAAATTACCAACAGGAAGACGGCAGTATCTTAATTCCCGAAGTTCTCCAAAAATACACAGGATTTAAGGTTATTTTAAAAAAATGACGAATTTGATAATTCTTCATGGCTGGCAGAGCTCAAAAGAAAAATGGGACAAAACAAAACAGCTTTTGGAAAAACAGGGGATACAGGTAATTATTCCTGATTTACCCGGCTTTAAAAAAGAAACTGAATTGGACAAAACATGGGTTCTTGACGATTATGTTGAATGGTTCAATAATTTTTCCAAAGAATACGCGCCCTTCTTCCTGTTAGGGCACTCTTTTGGAGGACGGGTTGCGATTAAATTTGCCGCAAAATATTCCGCCGACGCCTCCGACGATAATAAATTAAAAGGATTAATATTGGTTTCGGCCGGAGGAGCGGAATTAAGAAAATCTTCTAAAAAAGCCGCTCTTTCTTTCTTTGTTTCCACATGGAAGAGATTTTTTTTCTTTACGAGTTTTTTCCCTGGTTATGAATTTTTCAGAAAACTTTTTTACAAATTTATCGTCGAGAAAACAGATTACCTTGAAGTTAAGGGATTCCTAAAGGAAACGTTTAAAAAAACCATTGAAGAGGACCTGAAACCATTGCTTGGACAAATAAAAACAAAAACTTTGATAATTTGGGGCGATAAAGATAATTATCTTTCCGTTAAAAATGGGTTTTTGATGAAAGAAAAAATTCCCGATTCTGAATTAAAAATTTTCCCCAAAATCGGGCACAGTCCGCACATACAAATTCCTGAAAAATTTGCAGAAACAATAATATCATTTTTAAAAATATGAGCCCTTGCCTGATAACAGCTTTATTCTCCATAATCGCCATATTCACTCCTTTTCCGTGGCTCATCAGAACGGCTAAGGCAGGCCTCTTTTGGATTTACCTATGGCAATTGAAGGAATATCACTTAGGAAGATTTCTGGCTCATTTCCAGACAGAAAAAGGCCAAAAAATCTTTTTTAACAAATTATTTCTTATAAAAATACTTCTGGCAGTTGGCATCTTTTTCCTTGTTTTTTCCGGAATTTTCCGCCAGCAATCTTCGCCGCTTTTCCCTTTCTTCAAATCTTTTTATCAAATTACGGGCGTGATTGTTTTTCTAATTTACATAGTTGAGGCGTACAAAAGCGTTTTAGACTTCCTGAAAAAACAATACAAAAAACCTGTTTTAACAAAAAAAATGTCTTTCCTGATACTAACAGCCGGCATAACATATCTCTCCCTTCTTTTGCTTGTTTTTTCGCAGCCATTTCTCGCCAAGCTTGATTCTTTCTCCCTGTTTCCTTTCCCGATTTTTTTAGCCATACCATTCATACTTCTTTTGCTTGATATATTAACTCCGCTGATAATTTCCCTTATAGTCCTTCTTTTCCAACCCTTAACTGTCTTAGGAAGAACATTGATCATAAATAAGGCTAAGAAAAAAATAGCCGGATTTAAGAATCTGATCGTCATCGGAATAACCGGAAGCTATGGAAAAACATCGGTTAAGGAAATACTATTCGCGATATTGTCGGAAAAATTCAAAACAGCCAGAACAGCTGAACATAGAAATTCCGAAATCGGCATCGCTCAAACTATTTTAGAAGACTTAAAGCCGAAGCATCAGATTTTCATCTGCGAAATGGGCGCTTACTGCAGGGGAGGAATAAAAATGCTTTGCGATATCGTTAAGCCGAAAATAGGAATCCTGACAGGGATAAACGAACAGCATATGGCGACTTTCGGCTCGCAGGAGAACATTATTAAAGCCAAATTTGAGCTGATGGAAGCGCTGCCAGCTGACGGAATAGCCTTCCTCAATGGAAATAACAGATATTGTAAAAATCTTTACGAAAAAATTAAAATTAAAAAATTTCTATATGGCGAAAATGTCGGGCAACGGGGGATGGAAAACATTGAAGGGGCTAAAATAGTTGCCAAAGAACTGGGGATGACCGAAGAAGAGATTTCAAAATCTTGCCAAAAAATTAAAAACAATTTATCGGGGATAGAAATTAAAAAAGGCGCGAACAACTTAATAATTCTTGACAGCACTTATTCGGCTAATCCCGATGGTGTTTTCGCTGATTTAGAATATTTACAAACATATCAGGGCAAGAGAGTGATAATAATGCCTTGCTTGATTGAATTAGGAAGATCTGCCGAAGGGGTTCATCAAAGGATCGGCAAAAAAATTGCTGAAGTTTGCGATTTAGCCATAATCACAACGAGAGAATTCTTTGATATCCTGAAAAAATCCGCTATTGAAAACGGAATAAAAGAAGAAAATATTCTGTTTATGGAAAATCCGACAGAAATTATCAAAAAAATTAAAGATTTTACAAGCCCAGGAGACACGGTACTTTTAGAAAGCAGAGTACCGGAACAAGTAATTAAGTCGTTAAGTAGTTAAGTCTTTATGTTTAAAAAAATTTCTCAATGGTTGAAGCCGATATCAATATCCTTGTCGCCGAATACGGAAAGGGACGATATTTTATTATCTTTTAAATTACTCTTCGGCTGGTGGAGCGCAAAGAATGAAAGTTTGATGGTTGTAAAATTAGAAGAAGAATTTAAAAAATATCTTGGAGTAAAATATGCAATTGCTTTTAACAGCGGAAGGTCATCCCTTATGGCCATCTTAAACTCCTTAAAGCTGGAAAAGGGAAGTGAAATTCTGTTGCAAGCCTTCACCTGCAACGCTGTGCCTAATCCGGTTATATGGTCCGGTTTAAAACCTGTTTTCGTTGATTGCGACGAAAAAACCTTTAATATTGACCTGAAGGATTTAAAAAGAAAAATTACCCCGAGAAGCAGGGCAGTCATAATCCAGCACACTTTCGGATTGCCGGCTGACATTGATGAGATTTCAAAAATCTGCAAAGAAAATAACCTGACCTTAATTGAAGATTGCGCCCATTCTCTCGACGCAACCTACAAAGAAAAAAAAGCAGGAACGTTCGGTAAAGCATCTTTCTTCAGCTTCTCCCGTGACAAAGTTATTTCTTCTGTCTACGGCGGAATGGCTGCCACCAACGACGAAACTCTTGCTCAAAAACTTAGACAAAGACAAGGAGAGGACGGGCCTCTACCGCTTTTATGGGAGATGCAACAACTATTGCACCCTATTTTGATGAATTCCGTGATTTTACCCACATATCGGATAGCGGGAAAGTATCTTCTGATTATTTTTCAATGGCTTCATATACTTTCAAAAGCAGTCCACTGGAAAGAAAAGAGGGGAATGATGCCAAATTACTTCTCAAAAGCAATGTCCGGCAAGTTGGCCCTGCTTGCCTTAAACCAATTAAAAAAAATAAACAGATTCAACGAACATAGAAGAAAAATCGCTAAAATATACTCTGAAGGATTAAAAAAAACTTCTTTTGAATTACCAACAACTCCTCCGGATAGAGAGCATGTCTTTTTAAGATTTACGGTTAAACACCCGGAAGCGCATAAAATCATCAGGAAGGCCTGGCGGAATAATCTTTTAATAGGGGATTGGTACACCAGTCCGATTGCGCCCTTTGACACGAAAATTGAGAAAATAGGATATAAATCAGGAAGCTGTCCTAAGGCGGAAGCACTATCAAAGCAGACGCTAAATCTGCCGACCCATATCAATGTTTCGGAAAAACAAGCTGAAGAAATTATTATTTTTTTAAAAAATAATGGAAATTAAAGAAGTAAAAAATAAAAATGTTTGGGAAAATTTTCTTAGCCAATGCCAAGAAAAAACTTTTTTAAATTCATGGAGCTGGGGAGAGTTTAATGAAAAAATGGGACAAAAAATTTGGCGGCTGGGAGTTTATGAAGAAAGTTCAAAGTTCAAAGTTCAAAGTTCAAAGTTAATAGTAGTCGCTTTGATTGCTAAAATTACTGCTAAACGCGGAACATTTCTTTTAATCCAGCATTTACCCGCAACGAATGAACAAGCGTTAAAAACCCTACTAGAGGAATTGAAAAAGATCGGAAAAGAAGAAAAAGCGGATTT
The window above is part of the Candidatus Nealsonbacteria bacterium CG07_land_8_20_14_0_80_39_13 genome. Proteins encoded here:
- a CDS encoding serine--tRNA ligase, with the protein product MLDIKFIRENPEKVKKSCQNKGVDADIDRLLEIDGQRKQTLLAIEDMRAKKNIASREISQSKDKNQREKLILEMKELDENNDNLKEKMKGLEEEFYGLIRQVPNIPFDEVPVGKSNEDNEVLRKVGEPTKFSFKPKEHFELGEELDIIDSDRGTKVAGARFSYLKGSLVLLEFAIINFVLNKLVKKGPARNDAQSAAGGFTPIIPPVMLKEEMARGTGFIEAADRNEAYYLQDDNMYLIATSEQAMLSMHSDETFNEKDLPRRYVGFSTCFRREAGSYGKDTKGILRVHQFDKLEMFSFCLPENSHHEHEMFLATEEEMMKELKLPYQVINICTGDLGFSAAKKYDIEAWLPGQNKYRETHSTSNCVDFQTRRLNIRYRDKEGKTSFVHAVNGTAFALGRVMIAIMENYQQEDGSILIPEVLQKYTGFKVILKK